Within the Setaria viridis chromosome 3, Setaria_viridis_v4.0, whole genome shotgun sequence genome, the region GGAGGACTCAATTTTGGCAAGGCGAATAGCCAATAGCATCGAGCAGAAAGAGGTAACTGAATGGCATTTCATTCTTACTGCTGTAGGTTTGTAGTGGACATGTTAAATTCATCTCATGTGAGGAATCTTTTCCAAAATCACATATTATGTCATAGCATGGTGCACAATTTACCATTCGTGTCCAGATTCAAATGATTTATATGGTATCCTGATCAATGTTCCCTGAAGTATTTCCTAGATTGTGACTTGATCGATCAGAACATGTATATCTGTAACAACTTGTTTTGATGGTCCATTGAACGTTGTTCTTTAAAACAGCTGTTGCAGCTGCAGAAATGCTGTAAATTTTCTGTCAGACTGATGCTCTGCGTTTTAATCTTGGCCTCTTACACTCCTGTGCAGATAAAGGTTGAATCTGACTTTCTAGGCGAAGCAGAAACTGATTATTCGACATACCAGACCTCATACTCTGCAGTGAGGTGTTATGATGATGATGTCAACAACACACGGGTTAAAAGGGCTAAGCATATATTTATGAATGACAGAGGGGCCTCCAGTAGTAACCCTGCCAATCCATGGTCTATGGGGCGCTGTGCAGGGACCAGTGATATGCCTGTTAAGGTAGAACTTGAGGCAGTAACACCAGGCTGTCGTGCAAAAGTACAAGGCGACCTTGCTAAGCCCCCATATTTCTTGTATGGAAATGTCGTTGAGATCCCAAAAGACACATGGCATCAACTCAAACAGTTCTTATACAATGTGGAACCTGAGTTTGTTAGCAGTCAGTTCTTCTCAGCTCTAACTCGAAAGGAAGGTTATATTCATAACCTTCCAGTGGAGGGAAGGCATGTTGTGGTTCCAAAGTCACCAATGACCATTGAAGAAGCGCTTCCATTCACAAGACAATGGTGGCCCTCATGGGATACAAGGAAGCATATCAGTGTTGTTACCATAGAGGCTGCCGGGATTGATCAGACATGTGAGAGACTGGGGAGGATGGTTAGAGAGTCAAGAGGAGTGCTTTCACAAGAAAGGCAGATGCAGATTATGCACCAATGCACGGTTTCAAACCTTATTTGGGTTGGCCGGGACAAGTTAAGTCCTTTGGAACCTCATCAATTGGAAAGGATACTGGGTTACCCACATAACCACACAAATTTGTTTGAACTAAATCAATCAGATAGATTTGCTGCGATGAGATATGCATTTCAGACTGACACTTTGTCATACTTTTTGTCAGTCCTAAAAGACCAATTTCCACACGGGATCAGAGTACTATCCATCTATAGTGGAATTGGAGGTGCTGAAGTAACGCTCCATCGGCTAGGTATTCCTCTGAAGTGTGTGGTATCTGTTGAGGAATCTGAGGTAAATAGGAAAATTCTGAAAAGGTGGTGGCTGAAAACAGAACAGACTGGGGAGCTGAGGCAGTTGCCTGGAATCTGGAAGTTGAAAATACAAGTGATTGAAGACTTTATCACCGAGTTTGGTGGTTTTGACCTGATTATTGGTGGGAATTATACTTCTTGTAAAGGTGGTACAACAGTAAATACAACAATGGGCATGGATTCCAACCGTTTCTATGAATATGCCCGTGTTGTTAAAAGAGTAAGGGCTGCAGTGGGGGTCAATTGACGACTGACATGATCCATCTTTAGTGAGTTCTCGCCTTGGCAAATTGCCATGAACTTCCTTGTAGCATCATGTGATCTGTAAATGTAGGATGGTAGAAGTAAACTATGACAGATTCCTTAGCTCTTACATTGTGCACTAGTGTAGAATTTTAAATGCAGTGGGTTAATATTTCTTCCGCCTGTTTGTTTCTCCTCTAGTTGATTCTGTGTACAAGTTTCTACTTTTAGCAATCATTCATCTGTGTGGATCATTGCAACTCGAAACCCCCTCAAAGTTGATTTCTGCCTTTTCAAAACAATTTTTTAATTAGGTTTTCTTTTGCTTGGTGTTGATTCAGTTAATGGATACTACTATCACTGAATCTGAACTGTGAAAATAGTTTGTTTTCTTTCACAAAAAAAATGCTTGTAGTAGCGCTTTGTTGAAATAGTTCGTTTATTTCCAATTTTTATATGAGTAATATTTTCTTGTATCCAAAGCATCCAGGTTTCATGCAGAAATGTTTTCGGTCCTTGTGCGAGGCCCTGAACGCATGATTCTGGAGGATCAAAAGGAGCTGGCGGTAGCCTAGATGAAGAACTTTATACAGATAAGTCAGGAGTGCGTGGAAGATACCTGTGATAGGGCCTCTTCAAGCTTCTGTGCTATCTATTGTCGTTCTGTTATTAGTTCTTAGAGGGTGTATGGTTAGCTGGGCAGGGCTGGCGCCGTAGCTTAAGCAGTAGTGTTCTTTTGCTTTCTATTATGTACTTATGTGTGCTGTGAGCGTGGTTCGTGACCCCAACATTATGATGCTTGTACCCAACACTTTATTCACTTTCTACTAAAGCAGGTTATCTCTTTCAACAATGTTACCAGAACCATACCAGATGAAAAGATTTCAAGGGTTGCCTATGAATCACATAGGGATCACTGGTAGAACAAAGAGTGCGGCGAGTATAAATCAATGAATAGCCTCGATCCACAAACAAATGTTGGATCGAACATTGTCATACAAAGGGTGCATCCTCGCATGGTGCTAGTACAAATCAGGCAAACTGAATTCAGCGCAAACTGATACATGGACTCAGGGAGCATGCTCCCAACACTCTTCTAATACTTTACAGAACCGCGGACGGTTTTGTTACATCGACAACATTTTTGTTTACCTTTCTGGGGTAAGGGGGATGAACATTTTTGTTTACCTTTCTGGGGTAAGGGGGATGATAATCTcggacaaaaaaaaatccacgcATTGCCTATCTTATAGCACAATAGGCCATGTCGATCTCCACTGGTTTCTAACAGACATCAATTTGGTCCTCAACTAATCTTCAAGCAATCCTCTCACAGTCACAGATCACCATCCTACAAAGGCGCACTGCTTCCGTGCATGCTCAGGGATCAACTTCACCAGGAAGTCCATTGGCATACTCTTCAGCTCTGTTTTGATAACACCAGAGTAGCAAAAAAGATTAGTTGATCAGGAGTTTTGACGATTTTATCAGAGCAAGTGAAGTCAGTATAGCAGACTTACCATGGGGCTTGAAGTTGAAGAGAGGTGGAAGGAAACGGCCGTTTGGTAAGCGCGTGTTTGGATCCCGAAGCTCATCAAAGAAAGGATGGATCAATGCTTCCAACTGTAATGAGAAACCAACTCGCTATGTAAATAACAGTAACCAAAACTTAAGAAAAAACTGCCTGTATGATGCAGTTATAACTGATAGAAAGTAAATTGCTATCTAAAGAACGCTTAAACCAGTGAAACCACAGTGCTAAAGGAAGGTTACTAAATGGCATGCCCCGTCTTTGCTCACACAATGAAGTTGTACTTACTGCAGTGGACCGAAGGTTAGGTGAGTACTGCAGAAGCCTGGACACAAGATCAACTGCTTCAGCAGGCATCCTTTTATGGAAAATCTGGCACAAAATGACGGTAACATAAGATCTCAGTTGGTGGACATAAGGGATAGGgagagaggtggtggagtcCAATACAACATTCATACCTTATGCCATGGGTGAGCTTTGATTTGTGGGAATTTAAACTCGGTATAATTTGGATTCATGCATTTGATTTCTTCACGTGTGGGTGTACCCAGAACCTGAGAGAAAAATGAGATTAAATGAAGGGAGAGAAACCAATAGGCAGCAGTTTAATTGGGATGAAGATAACAATTTACCTTGATGATTTCAACTAGCTGATCAACGCCACTGTCTCCAGGGAATAGAGGCTGttgggaagaagaaaaaaaacagattgTAGGCAGAGACAAGCTGGATAGTCCACCATGACCATGTAATTGTGTGATCCCTTACCTGTCCTAGAAGCAGCTCAGCAAGAACACATCCGGCAGACCAAACATCAATTGCTGTTGTGTATTCAGTAGCACCAAATATGAGCTCTGGTGCTCTGTAGTACCTAGAACATATGTAAGAAATATTTGGTTCTCCTTTTACCTAAAGCAGTAGAAAATAATTAGCCACGCAACAAATACAAGGATTCATGTGAACTTCAGTTGATTATGACCATACCAGAACTTTCGCGCTGCCAAAGTCACACAATTTCAACTGATGAGTATGAGGATTCACCTGTAGCAGAAATAGTATGCATCAAACCATCTGAAGCTGCATTTATAATTGAATAAAGATGTGTTCAAACAGATAGAGATGACTAATCCAGATATACCAGGAGATTTTGCGGCTTAATGTCCCTATGGCACACTCCGATGCAGTTATGAATGTATGCCAAAGCCCTACAAATCTGTCAATCACAAGGTTTTACATGTCATGACTATCATGCAGTTATACTTGGACATGTTACAACAGAGTAAGCTTTACCTGATACATGTAAAGTTTTGCATATATCAAAGGCATGCGCTGGTTCATCTTGTTATAATGTTTAATGACACGATGAGCAGTCTCTGGCACATACTCAAGCACCAAATTAAGGTAAAGCTCCTCCTTTTCAGTCTTTGAGAAGAAACAGTGCTTTAGAGCCACCACATTTGGGTGGTCAAGCACTCGCATAGTTTGCAGCTCACGGTTCTTATATCTCTTGTCTTGAAGAACCTTTTTTATAGCTACAGTCTCACCAGTTTCCAGACACTTGGCCTGTACAAGatcatttataaaaaaaagtgaaGGAGCCATTAGTCAGTACCTCAGATGTATGCTAAAAAAACTGAACAGCTCAAGGTGATACCAGTTTGTTCAGTAACAAACCTGGAAAACAGTCCCGAAGGACCCATGACCTACCACTCGCTCGGCCATGTAGCTGATGGTCTGCAGTGCACATATATCATTCAGAAATTCAGTACACAATACTTGTTTTGTTATGACTTCTGAGGTAGAAGTAAATAGACAGAAAGGGATTTGCTATTGTCTATGACATgatatatgttttttttgttgaaatacCTGCTTAGCCTGCCCATTTCTCCCATCAATGCTTGTCACTATGATATGACCTGGCTCTGTTCCATTGCCATTGACTACAATATCTTCAATGTCCTGCATTGTTCCCAAGCCAAAACCAACTACAAACTGATGACCCACCAAAAAGCAATTTATAAGCTACTTGAGGGAATCTGAATTACCTTATCATCCCTTATGCTCATATTGCCCAACTCGTTTGGAAGTCGATCTGCGTCACTACTAGAACTTGTGTCATTCTGAAATCCCAAAGAAGAGCGTGCCACACCTGCCGAGGCCATGCTGTGACAGAATTATCCAATTTAGGACACAAACTACTGTTCAAGGGGCTTCCCTAGAGACGTGATGCACTTGATCAACCTGCAAAGAGCATGATTACAGAACGTCAAAAAACACATGATGATTGGGACGCTCAGCTCGAGAAATATGTGCTCTGATGAAAGATTCCGTGGAAACACATTCACTTGCTGGCATGCTGTATTTTGCTAGATAGACCTGGGAAGACTTGACAAGGGTGGACAAACCCCTTCCAATTCGGGAAGTCTCTTGTCCCTAGCCTAATCAATTAGAATAGATGTCTGCCCAGATTATCCACTTCCCGAGAGCAAATCAGCTCTGATCATAAATGAGGACATCACAGCAGCGTCAACAACATCTGGCAGCTTCTAACCGacccaaaaagaaagaaaacattcTCGACGCAGATCATCAAATTCGCGCCGAAGCTTCCACCAATCCATCTCCATTTACTCACGCAGGATGGAGGAAAATCAACGAGCAAGAACAAACCATGGAACCCAAAAGAACCCTTTCTTATGGGCTAGCCCTGTTCAGGAAATTACAAGCAAAAATGGTAAAAAGGAAAGAACCACCTTTCCCGTCTACTCCTCTGaaatggaaccaaaccagacGCCCGAAACCGAACGCCCACCCGCTCCACAACGCCACCGCTCATCGATCTCACGGATCGCCACCACAATCGCGGGAACCGCGGCAGAATCaagcgcccgccgcccgccccaaaTCACCGGATCCAAGAAGAGACGAAAGAGACGAGCGCGGCCGCCgggagtgaaaaaaaaaagatagataggAGGATTACCGGATTGGCTCGGCGCGCGGATCGGCGACGCGGGGCCGCGGGGTTGGCGGCGGGAAGCgtctcccctctccctccaacTCCGGCGCCGGGAGGATTGAAGAAGAGAGGGGGGCGgaatgggagggagggaggcgacgcCGGGGAAAGAAAGACAAGTTATAACGCACAACAAAATTGCAGGACAGCAATAAtcaattatttatttatttattggaGGGGAAAAAGCTGGGATTTTTACTGATATTATTATGGTGTCTGTTTGACCGTTGAAAGGTTCCGGTCCAGCGGCGCCAACGCattcatcctcttcttctgcagggcctcttttctttttcttttttttttccttaaagaTTTGGCTTCTTACCTTTTAGAATTTGtaggttttttaaaaaaaatagaatttgtGGGGATGAGCAAGAATGCAAGAGGTCAATTTTCAGCTTGTTATGCAGTTAGAGTCTAGGATGAAGCTGAAAATGAGGGAACTGGTGGCCTTTGGATCAATGGTTTTCACGGTATTCCTCCTCTAGCTGAAAGGTATGACATTTATGCTCCTTTGGAAGTTTGGATGATGTATCTTGTATATGTCTCATCTTTAAAATGCATCTTATCACAAGGTTTGTATGTTGCGACATCTTCAATGCTCCGAGATATGCCATCTAAATTTTTTTTAGCTTCGAGTTGTGACTGTTCTGAGATGGAAAATCACAACGCGATCTTTTAAATATTacctaattttttaaaaaagaaacagaaaaaggaaAGTAGCTCAACATACGACTGTTACTAATGAACCTCAAAATCAGTTGTGTAGAATTTGTTGACAAAAATATTGGcgaatgcatttttttttccaggaaACGAGGAGACATATATGTATTATTCAGTCTAGAGGGGTGTGAAGGTAGCAAATGATTGGGCCCGGCACAGCTGTCGTGGTCGGAGCATGGCGCCCACTCTGCCTCTTCCATCTTTCCTGCCTGCCTGCagacaacaaaaacaaaataaatccATTAGATACTAGATAAAAGCATGCCATTGTAGCTTAGCTAGCAAATACTActtgtatatatataaataattgCAGCTAGGCCGGTCACCAGGCTCGTCAGTAATCATCAGAAAAATCTCTCAACAACCTTTTGGCTCACTTTTCCTTGCTAGATTATTGGGCTTTGCAATCTACACATACACTTATTTTCTTTGTGTTGTAAAGCTGTTCTCCGAGTGCATCTACTCATTGATGCTTGGCGATCATGACTGTCGAGAAAAAAGCTTGGATATTCTAGTTCTTCGTAGACCTTTTTTCATGGCACCTTTTGTTGTGTTCATAAACCTTTTCTTCTCAAATGACTAGATGAGCTAGCTACTAATGTTTAGTAGATTTTCCTTGCACTTGTTTGAAACACTGCATGAAGAATTATTTCGGGGTGCATTTCTTTAATCCAAAACCTTGAAGCATAAGTACGATTCTATATTTCCTTGTTTGCTAATAAACATAAACATGATACTcccttccatcccaaattgtaag harbors:
- the LOC117846986 gene encoding probable inactive DNA (cytosine-5)-methyltransferase DRM3 isoform X1, encoding MVKIEDLTEDSSADADARVPREAAVGLLPGSVHASLKEEDQPSSSSSSLRLQFIGMGFSPKLVDKVLKRHGDDDSNTILESLLSYSDLQQSGSESSGSLGSLFDSDNEENNSPLESMKGIGQDIKPEPDSFSEKWSYLLQTMKFSQQEVDLAFKKLGDEAPLEQLVNCIVNAQLGGSSGGLENGDTTNEGKAEALFGIMEKTLSLLQKGYTEEEVSSAIDSFGHRATVQVLEDSILARRIANSIEQKEIKVESDFLGEAETDYSTYQTSYSAVRCYDDDVNNTRVKRAKHIFMNDRGASSSNPANPWSMGRCAGTSDMPVKVELEAVTPGCRAKVQGDLAKPPYFLYGNVVEIPKDTWHQLKQFLYNVEPEFVSSQFFSALTRKEGYIHNLPVEGRHVVVPKSPMTIEEALPFTRQWWPSWDTRKHISVVTIEAAGIDQTCERLGRMVRESRGVLSQERQMQIMHQCTVSNLIWVGRDKLSPLEPHQLERILGYPHNHTNLFELNQSDRFAAMRYAFQTDTLSYFLSVLKDQFPHGIRVLSIYSGIGGAEVTLHRLGIPLKCVVSVEESEVNRKILKRWWLKTEQTGELRQLPGIWKLKIQVIEDFITEFGGFDLIIGGNYTSCKGGTTVNTTMGMDSNRFYEYARVVKRVRAAVGVN
- the LOC117846986 gene encoding probable inactive DNA (cytosine-5)-methyltransferase DRM3 isoform X2; translated protein: MVKIEDLTEDSSADADARVPREAAVGLLPGSVHASLKEEDQPSSSSSSLRLQFIGMGFSPKLVDKVLKRHGDDDSNTILESLLSYSQSGSESSGSLGSLFDSDNEENNSPLESMKGIGQDIKPEPDSFSEKWSYLLQTMKFSQQEVDLAFKKLGDEAPLEQLVNCIVNAQLGGSSGGLENGDTTNEGKAEALFGIMEKTLSLLQKGYTEEEVSSAIDSFGHRATVQVLEDSILARRIANSIEQKEIKVESDFLGEAETDYSTYQTSYSAVRCYDDDVNNTRVKRAKHIFMNDRGASSSNPANPWSMGRCAGTSDMPVKVELEAVTPGCRAKVQGDLAKPPYFLYGNVVEIPKDTWHQLKQFLYNVEPEFVSSQFFSALTRKEGYIHNLPVEGRHVVVPKSPMTIEEALPFTRQWWPSWDTRKHISVVTIEAAGIDQTCERLGRMVRESRGVLSQERQMQIMHQCTVSNLIWVGRDKLSPLEPHQLERILGYPHNHTNLFELNQSDRFAAMRYAFQTDTLSYFLSVLKDQFPHGIRVLSIYSGIGGAEVTLHRLGIPLKCVVSVEESEVNRKILKRWWLKTEQTGELRQLPGIWKLKIQVIEDFITEFGGFDLIIGGNYTSCKGGTTVNTTMGMDSNRFYEYARVVKRVRAAVGVN
- the LOC117846987 gene encoding shaggy-related protein kinase alpha isoform X1; amino-acid sequence: MASAGVARSSLGFQNDTSSSSDADRLPNELGNMSIRDDKDIEDIVVNGNGTEPGHIIVTSIDGRNGQAKQTISYMAERVVGHGSFGTVFQAKCLETGETVAIKKVLQDKRYKNRELQTMRVLDHPNVVALKHCFFSKTEKEELYLNLVLEYVPETAHRVIKHYNKMNQRMPLIYAKLYMYQICRALAYIHNCIGVCHRDIKPQNLLVNPHTHQLKLCDFGSAKVLVKGEPNISYICSRYYRAPELIFGATEYTTAIDVWSAGCVLAELLLGQPLFPGDSGVDQLVEIIKVLGTPTREEIKCMNPNYTEFKFPQIKAHPWHKIFHKRMPAEAVDLVSRLLQYSPNLRSTALEALIHPFFDELRDPNTRLPNGRFLPPLFNFKPHELKSMPMDFLVKLIPEHARKQCAFVGW
- the LOC117846987 gene encoding shaggy-related protein kinase alpha isoform X2; amino-acid sequence: MQDIEDIVVNGNGTEPGHIIVTSIDGRNGQAKQTISYMAERVVGHGSFGTVFQAKCLETGETVAIKKVLQDKRYKNRELQTMRVLDHPNVVALKHCFFSKTEKEELYLNLVLEYVPETAHRVIKHYNKMNQRMPLIYAKLYMYQICRALAYIHNCIGVCHRDIKPQNLLVNPHTHQLKLCDFGSAKVLVKGEPNISYICSRYYRAPELIFGATEYTTAIDVWSAGCVLAELLLGQPLFPGDSGVDQLVEIIKVLGTPTREEIKCMNPNYTEFKFPQIKAHPWHKIFHKRMPAEAVDLVSRLLQYSPNLRSTALEALIHPFFDELRDPNTRLPNGRFLPPLFNFKPHELKSMPMDFLVKLIPEHARKQCAFVGW